AATGCCATCACAGGAAAGACAGAAACAGTTGGAAACTGGTCTGGAGTTACTGTGGAAAAGAAAGAAGGCAGTCTTAAAAAGAAGTATAATCCTAAAAAGGAAGATGTGACTATAGTGGATCTTCCAGGGGCATATTCTATTTCGCCATTTACTGGTGAAGAAGCAATCACAAGGGATTTTATTTTAGACGAGAAACCAGATGTAATAGTAAATATTGTAGATGGTGCGAATGTTAGTAGAAGTTTATTTTTCACAACTCAACTTATGGAATTAGGTATTCCTGTAATAATTGCACTTAATAAAGAAGATATTTTAAATAAAAGAGGAGATGAAGTAGATAAAGCTACTCTAGGAAAACTCCTTCATTCTAAAGTGATTCCTACTACGGCTACATCAGAAGATGGATTATTAAATCTTATGAATGAAGCCATAGCATTAGGAAAAGAAAATAAAACTCAAGTTGCACCAAAATTTGAAGGAAAAGAATCAGCTGATTCAGATAAAAAGAGACAAAAATTTGTAGACGAGATCATAAGTAAGTGTCAAGTGACAAAGAGAAGAGTAGATGAAGTTACTTTTTCTGATAAGGTAGATAGGATTGTAGCTCACAAATGGTTAGGGTTACCTATATTTTTCCTTATAATGTGGGGTGTGTATACTTTTTCAATTGAAGGACTTGGTGGATACTTATCAGGATATTTTAACGACGTATTATTTGGTGAAGTAGTGCCAGAGGCAGCTAATGGATTTTTAGAGGGATTAGGAGTTAGTCCGATACTTCAAGCACTTATAGTAGATGGAGCTATTGGAGGAGTAGGAGCAGTAGTAGGTTTCTTACCTTTAATCATGGTATTATTCTTTTGTTTATCATTACTTGAAGATTGTGGATATATGGCTAGAGTAGCAGTAATAATGGATAGATACTTTAAGAAAATTGGTTTATCTGGAAAATCTATAATACCAATGATCATAGGTTCTGGCTGTGCTATACCGGGAGTTATGGGTACAAGGACTATTGAAGATGTAAATGAAAGAAGAATGACAACAATACTTACACCTTTTGTACCTTGTGGTGCAAAGTTACCAATTATAGCTTTATTTGCAGCAGTGTTTTTCCCAGAAAGTACATGGGTTGGACCTAGTATGTACATAATTGCTATAGCTATGATTATTATTGGTGGTCTTTTATTAAAGAAATTATTTGTATGGGAAAATACTTCTATGTTTATCATGGAGCTTCCAGAGTACAAATGGCCAAGTTTATCTCATGCATTTAAGCAAATGATTGATAAGGCTAAAGGATTTATTTATAAGGCAACAACTATCATATTAGTATGTAATACATTTGTATGGTTTGCTCAAGCTTATAGCTGGGGACTTAATCCAGTGGAAGATCAAAGTTTAAGTATACTGGCTTCAATAGGAACAGTGATTGCTCCTATATTAATTCCACTTGGATTTGTAGGATGGCAATTAGCAGCAGCAGCTATAACTGGATTTATTGCTAAGGAAAATGTAGTAGCTACTTTTGCCGTATTATTAGCTGTAGCATCTGAAGAGGCACTTCATTTACCTGGAGGAGCTCTAGCAGAACTGTTTACACCAGTAACTGCCTTTGCATACTTAGTATTTAACTTATTTACACCACCATGCTTTGCTGCAATAGGTGCTATGAATTCAGAAATGGGTTCTAAGAAATGGTTATTTAAAGGTCTTGCATTCCAATTTGGAGTAGGATATGTATTAGCTATGTTAGTTACTCAAATAGGTTCATTAATAGTATATGGTACACCAGCTACAGGTTTTGTTCCAGCTATTATTGTAGCCGTTGCTACTGTAGTATATCTTGTTACAGCTATTAAGAAAGCTGATAAAGAACGTGAAAGATTACAAGAGTTAGAGATGAGTGCCTAATGTTACCTAATATAATAGTTGGACTTATCTTTGCTGGCATCGTATTTTGGGCTTTTAAGAGAGCTCGTAATGACGTTAAAAACAGTAGGTGCGGTGGTTGTAGCAGTTGCTCAAGTAAGAGCAAGTGCAACACTAAAAAATAAAATTATACCTTCATATGTATGGTCATTTGTTACCATATGCATGAAGGTTTTTTTCTTGTTTAAAAAGGACTCCTACTATATACTTAGATTTAGAAGAGGAGGGGGATTATGAAGATTACTATAGATGGACATTTTGATTTATTATATGATGTGTTAAGAAAGAGGCAAATGGGAAAGACTCATGTAATAGAGAATGATTTTTTAGATGACCTTAAAAAGGGTGGAGTTAATGTATTAGTATCTTCACTATTTATAGACTCTCAATTCATACCAGAGATGGCCTTAAGAAGAGGATTGGATCAGATAAACTCCTTGTATGAAGAAATAGAAGAATCGGGAGATAAGATACAACTCTGTAAGAATGTGGATGATATGAATAAGGCTTTAGAATTAAATAAATTAGGTATATTTTTGTCATTTGAGGGGATTGAACCCATATACAATGATTTAGGCTTACTGAGGATATTCTATGAGCTAGGAGTTAGGCTTATGGGCCTTACATGGAGTAGGAGAAACTATGCTGCTGATGGTGTATATTTTTCACCTGTAGAGGAAGGCCAGGTAGGAGGCCTTACTAACTTTGGATATAGGGTAGTTAGAAGGGCTCAAGAACTGGGCATAATAATAGATGTAAGCCATTTAAATGAACCAGGATTTTGGGATTTGATGAAAATTACAAAAGATCCCATAATAGCATCCCATTCTAATTGTAAGGGCTTAGTAGATGTGAGTAGAAATTTAAGTGATGAGCAAATAAGGGCAATAGCTCATACTGGTGGAGTTATAGGAATAAATGCTGCAAATATGTTTGTTTCCAAAGATAATAATAGTGCTAACTATAAATCTTATGTGAATCATGTAGACTATATATGTAATTTAGTAGGTCATAAACATGTGGCACTAGGATTTGACCTTTGTGACCACATAAGAAAATATGAATACAAGGAAGATAAGGATAATAAGTTCTTTGATGTTATAAAAAACCATTCACAGGTTTATAAAATAAAAGAAGAGTTAAAACTAAGAGGGTATACAGAAGAACATATAGATGATATATTAGGACAAAACTGGATTAGAGTATATGATAAGGTACTAAAGTAGGAGGGAAGAATGAGACGATTATTATACATATTAATGATTATCATATCTATTACATCTATTTCCTTTGCCGAGGAGATGGGCGAGGAAAATATTCATACGGAGACAGGTATTATATTAAAGGCTAGTGAAGTTAAAGTTGATGATACTTCCGCAGAAAAATTTCAAATGGTAGATATAAAAATAACTAGTGGAAAATATAAGGATGAAACTTTTAGCGTAGTACATTATATACCAGAAAATATAGCCTATTCTATTATAGTAGAAGAAGGAGATAAGGTAGTTACTGTAGTAGAAAATATAGATGGAGAGTTAAATGTGGCCATATCTGATTTTGTGAGAAGGGATAAAATATTATATATGGCCTTGTTATTCATATTTTTAATAGTACTAATAGGAAGGGTTAAAGGTATTAAGGCAGCTATAACACTATTCTTTACCATGTTTTTGATTTTAAAGGTTCTTCTCCCTGGAATATTAAGTGGATATAATCCCATTTGGTTAACCATTGGAATATCTACTATGATTACAATTATTACCTTAGTAATTATAGGAGGAATTAATTCTAAAAGTATTTCAGCCATAGTGGGAACCACATTAGGAGTAGTAATAGCAGGATTACTGGCATATTATGTGGGGGCCACGGCCAAGTTAACAGGCCTTAGTAGTGAGGAGGCCATGATGCTCATGTATATTCCTCAAGAGATAAAATTTAATTTTAAAAGTCTACTCTTCTCAGGAATAATAATGGGAGCATTGGGAGCTGTAATGGACGTGGCCATGTCCATATCATCAGCCATAGAAGAAATATATAAGGCCAATTCAAGTATGACTAAAAAAGACTTATTCATGTCAGGAATGAATGTGGGGAAAGATGTGATGGGAACCATGAGCAATACCCTCATATTGGCTTATACAGGAAGTAGTATTCCTCTATTACTATTGTTTATGGCCTATGAAAGTTCCTTAGTCAAAATATTGAATTTAGATATAGTGGCCACAGAAATAATAAGATCTCTAGCCGGTAGCATAGGTTTGGTTATGACTATTCCTATTACAGCTTTTGTGGCAAGTATGTTGATTAAAAAAGAAAATATATAATAAAAATAGGCTGCCTCAAAATGACTTTTAAAGTAATTTTAAGGCAGCCCATTTTTTACTTATAAGGAATTATAAAGTTTCATAACTATAAAATAAGTAAAAAATTAAAGGGGGTGTGGGGGAACATCCCCTGCCTCTTTAAAGGAGGATGCTCAGATTACGCTAGTAATCGTCGAAAGGAACCATAGGGTTCCTTAGCGAAGCATACGAAGTATGCCTTTTTTATTTGAAGCAAGTTTGAGGATAAAGGGCTAAAGGATTAGTGTAAAAAGGATTAAGAATGACCACTAAATTTAGAAAAAATAATAAGAATTCAGTACCATGTTCCCTACAATAATCATCTTGACTAAATATAAGTAGGAGCGCTATATAAAAAAATAAGAGGCTACTATCATATAAATTTTCCTGTTTCATGAAGTGAAATCCCTCCTTGATATATATTATTCAAAGGATAAAAAAGTGTTAAAAAAGTCTTTTGTATTTTATAAATATTACTAAAAAAGAGAATTTTCTATAAATGTATGCGTAATAAAAAACTATGGTTTTGAGTGACGAACAAATAGGCAGAAAATTGTGTTTTTGTACGGTAAATTGTGGTTTTTTTATAATTTGTGTAGAAATCTGCATATTAAATATGTTATTATGTAAGTGGTTATAACATAGTTGTTAACAGCGTTGTGAATTGTTAGACAATTAGTAAGATTGCATTAAATTAAAAAACAGAAGGAGGCACTTATGAAGACAACAGAGAAAAAAAACGGACTATTTTTTAAATTTCTTGACACAATTGAAAAAGTAGGAAATAGGTTACCTCACCCAGTAACTATATTCTTACTGTTCTCGCTTGCTGTAATGGTAATATCTCATATTGCAGCTAAAGCAGGAGTACAAATTGACTTTACAATGATTGACAGAAAAACTAACGAAGTTAAAGATGTAACTATTCAAGCAGTAACTCTTTTAGATGCAGATGGAATTAGATATATGTTCTCTAAAGCAGTTAAAAACTTTACAGGTTTTGCACCATTAGGTACAGTATTAGTTGCCATGTTAGGGGTTGGTGTTGCTGAAGGAACTGGACTTATTTCAGCATTACTTAGAAAATTAGTATTAAGTACACCTAAAAAACTTATAACAATGGTAGTTGTATTTGCAGGAATCATGTCTAACGTTGCATCAGACGCTGGTTACGTTGTTTTAGTTCCACTTGGAGCAATCGTATTCCTAAGCTTTGGAAGACATCCATTAGCAGGACTTGCAGCAGCATTTGCTGGAGTATCTGGAGGATTCAGTGCCAACTTACTTGTAGGTACTGTTGACCCACTACTTGGAGGTATATCTACAGAAGCAGCTAGATTTATTTCTGAGGGATATACAGTAGCACCTACAGCTAACTGGTATTTTATGATTGTATCTACTTTCATAATAACAGCAATAGGTACTTTAGTAACAGAAAAAATCGTAGAGCCAAGACTTGGTGAATATAAAGGTGAAGAAGCTGTTGATTTAGATGAATTAACTGCTGATGAAAAACGTGGTCTAAGAATGGCTGGAATTGCATTATTAATATTCGTTGGAACTATAGTAGCATTAGTAGTACCAGAGGGTGCTATATTAAGAAACCCAGAAACTGGTGGAATCATGAAAGGATCAGCTTTCATGGCTGGATTAGTTCCAATTATCACTTTATTCTTCCTAATACCAGGTGTTGCATATGGTATAGCAGCTAAGACTGTAAAATCAGATAAGGATGTAGTAAGATTCATGTCTAAAGCTATGAGCACAATGGGTGGATACCTAGTATTAGCTTTCGTAGCAGCTCAATTCGTTGCATACTTCAAGTACACAAACTTAGGTACTATATTAGCAGTAAAGGGAGCAGACTTCTTACAAGCTACAGGTATGACAGGACTTCCTATGATCATAGGATTCATCATCGTATCTGCATTCATTAACTTATTCATTGGTTCTGCTTCTGCAAAATGGGCTATTATGGCACCAGTATTTATCCCAATGCTTATGAGAATAGGATACAGCCCTGAATTTACTCAGGTTGCATATAGAATAGGAGATTCAACTACAAACATCATATCTCCACTTATGTCATACTTTGCAGTAATCGTTGCTTTTGCACAAAAGTATGATAAGAAAATTGGTATTGGTACATTAATTTCTACAATGGTACCATACTCTATGATGTTCTTATTAGGATGGTCAATATTATTAATCATATGGTTCATAACTGGAGCTCCAATTGGACCAGATGCATTCATTAAATTACCTATGTAATTAAATAAAGACTTATTATTAAGGACGGTTATTTTAAAATAACCGTCCTATTTATTAGCTTATATAATTAGAATAATTGGTGTATAATATATGCTTAGGAGGGGATTTTTATGATAAACAGAGAAAGAATAGTTGAAAAGTTTTTAGAGTACGTTCAAATCGATAGTGAAACAAAGAACGAAAAGGAATTTGCAGAGAAAATTAAAGGTGAATTAGAAGAACTAGGTTTTAGTGTATACATAGATAAGGCAGGAGAAAAGGTAGGTTCAAACACTGGAAATGTCATAGCTAAATTAGAAGGTAATAAGGATGCTGAGCCTATCCTATTTAGTGCTCACATGGATACTGTTACTCCTGGTATAGGAATTAAGCCTGTTATAAAGGATGAAGTAATATACAGTGATGGAACTACCATATTAGGTTCAGATGATAAAGCAGGTATAGCAGCAGTTATAGAAGCAGTAAAAGTATTAAAAGAAGAAAACATAGATCATGGAAATATAGAAGTAGTATTTAGTATTTATGAAGAAGGCGGTCTTTATGGAGCTAAAAACCTAGAGTATGATAAGATTGAAGCTAAAAGGGCCTTTGTACTAGACAGTGGTGGATCACCAGGGGAAATTATAATAAAGGGACCTGCTCAGGATAAATTAGTGGCTAAGATTATAGGTACACCAGCCCATGCGGGAGTATGTCCAGAAGAAGGAATAAGTGCTATTCAAGTGGCAGCAGCAGCCATAGCTAAGATGAATCTACTTAGAATAGATGAAGAAACTACTGCTAATATTGGTATAATAGAAGGTGGTAAAGCTACTAATATAGTTTGTCCAGAAGTTACTATAACAGGAGAAGCTAGAAGTTTAGTAAACGAAAAATTAGATAAGCAAACTGGTCATATGGTTGAGTGTATTGAAAAGGCTTGTGAAGAGTTTGGAGCTAAGGCAGAAATAGAAACGCCACGTGCCTACTCAGCTTTTAGTGTAGACGAAAATGATGAGATAGTAAAGTTAGTTAAAAAGGCTTGTGACATATTAGGATTTGAAGCTACTACTAAAGCATCTGGTGGTGGAAGTGATACTAATATACTAAATGGAAATGGAATTAAGGCCATAAACTTAGGTGTTGGAATGAAAAAGGTTCACACACTAGAAGAGTATATTAGCATAGATGATTTAACAAAAACTGCTAAGTTAGTATTAGAAATAATTAAGAATGCATAAGGATTTGCCCTCGGGCAAATTCTTTTTTTGATTACTAGAAAATTATATATGAAAGTAATTTAGGGGCTTGTTGGTAGGCCCTTTTTCTGGTGGGAAGATTTAAGGGCTATGGGATCAACATCCATATTATTTAAATAGGCGTATCATGCTACTAAAAAATTTTTTCTTTAGCTCAGATTTGTCTTTGGCGCAGTTTTCCTTTAGGGTATAGAATATAATCTTATCTCCTTCTTTGTTGCCAGTAAAGACCTTATCAGTTGGTTTACCTAAATTTTTGTACATATTCATTTATATCACTCCTCATTTAATAAAATACTATTCTTCCCACCGAAGAATGTACATCTACATAAGGTAGGTCTCCTGACTAATAGATCAACCTACTTCCTCTCCTTCCCGTTAAAAAACAGTGGTAAACTGAGGTTTCGTCCCTAATTACAGTAGCGGGGGCTGTGTTGGATTTACACCAATCTTCCCTATTAAACTCTACTAGAGTACCTTTAGCAGTAAATGATTATTCCATCATAATTATACCATTTATTAGAAGAAATATAAACATATGAAATTAGGAAAAGACATGATAGATTTTAGGAATAACTGAGGATTTCATACATATTTATAGAACATACAGATTAATTTAACAAATACACAACAAGGAGATGAGATATGTGAGAATAGGTATTCCTAGAGCATTGATTTACTATTTTTATTATCCCTTTTTTAAACGGCTCTTTGAGGAATTAGGAATGGAAGTAGTAGTGTCACCTAAGACTTCAAAGTCAATACTCAACAAGGGGATAGAATATTCAGCATCTGAAATATGTGTGCCTATGAAGATATTTTCAGGTCATGTGGTTTACTTATTGGACAAGGTAGATTATATTTTTGTTCCAAGGATGATGAAAATAGGTAGAAATGAATATTTCTGTCCTAAGTTCATGGGTCTTCCAGATATGATTAAATATACAATTCCTAGGGTAGAAGATAAACTTTTAAGCCCTAAAATTCAATCATTAGAGGAAGATATATCAAATATAAAAAATTATAAGGAATTAATAGAGAAACTCCCTATTACTTATAAAGATTTAAAAAGGGCTTTAAAGGTGGCTCGTAAAGAATGGCAAGATTTTAGAAAGACAAGTAAAAAAGGATATACCATAGATGAAATAATGGAAAATAAAATAATAGAAAAAACAAATGAAAAAATAAATATAGGCCTATTAGGATATGTATACAATGTATATGATGAATATATTAGCATGGATATAATAAAGAAATTAAAGAACTTAGGGGTTAACGTTAAAACTTTTGAAATGATAGAGGAAAAGGAGTTAGATAAATCTATAGACTTTATGAGGAAAAAATTATTTTGGACCTTCAGTAATAGACTCCTAGGGGCTGGTTACCATTTTTTTAATGATGATAATGTGGATGGTGTAATTCATCTTACTGCCTTTGGATGTGGGCCAGATTCATTTATAGGAAAAGTTCTAGAAATAGATAGCGACAATTATAAGACACCTTTCATGACCATTAGGATTGATGAACATACGGGAGAAAATCATTTGCTGACTAGAATAGAAGCCTTTGTAGATATGATTAAAAGAAAAAAGATAGGGGTGATTAAAAGTGAAGATGACTTTTCCTCACATGGGAAATCCTATAATTTACAAAAAATTAATAGAACTACTGGGGCATGAGATAGTATGTCCTAATAAACCAACTAAAAAAACCATAGAACTAGGTGTAAAACATAGTCCGGAATTTGCCTGCTTTCCTATGAAAGCCATAATGGGAACTTATATAGAATCTTTAGAAAGGGGAGCAGACGTTATAGTTACATCAGGAGGACATGGCCCTTGTAGAGCTGGTTTTTATGGTGAAGTCCATAAGAAAATTTTAAATAATATGGGATATGATGTGGAGTTTATTGTGTTTGACTCTATACATAAGGACTTTAAAGGCTTTATGAAGAATATGATGAAACTTGTTAAACACTCGTCCCTTCTAAAAGTATATAAGAGTTTTAGACTAGTTTATAAGATTACTAAAGACATAGATTATTTTGAGAAGATTATACAAACTAAAAGGGCCTATGAAATTAATAAGGGAGAATGTAGTAAGGCATTGCAAGAAATTATTAGTTTATATGATAAGGTACAAGACCATAAAGAACTAGAAAAAATAAAAAAAACAAGTGAATATATAGTAGACAATATACCTATAAAATATGTGGAGGAAGATCATAAAATAAGAATAGGTATAGTGGGTGAAATATATGTGGTTATGGAATCATCTGTAAATATGAAAATAGAAGAAGTATTGGCATCCCTTGGCTGTGAAGTAAGAAGAAGTCATTATCTATCTGATTGGGCAGAGCATAATATAGTTCCTAAAATATTCAGACATGACAGGGAAGAAGAAATATTAAAAAAGGGAGAACCCTATATAGAAGTACAAATAGGTGGTCATGCTAAGGAGACCTTAGGCCACATAGTGGACTATAAGGAAAAGGGCTTGGATGGAATAATCCATTTACTTCCCTTTGGTTGTCTACCAGAATTAGTATCACAAAGCATTATACCTAGAATGTCTAGGGAAATAGACATGCCCATACTTAGTATTGCCCTAGATGAACAAAGTGGCCTTTCTAATAATCTGACTAGAATAGAGGCCTTTGTAGACATTATAAAAACAAAGAAAAAAAGAAAAATAGTTTCTTAAGATGGTGGTGATAGTATGAAAAAGGTGTACTTAGGAGTAGATATTGGTTCTGTAAGTATAAATTTAGTTGCTATAGATTATAATAATGAAATAATATTTAAGGAATATAGTAGAAGCAACGGTCAACCACTTATATCTACTAAGAAAGCTCTATTGAATTTAAAAGATAAGCTAGATGGTAACTATGAAATATGTGGTGTAGGAACTACAGGTAGTGGTAGACAATTAATAGGAATGATGTTGGGAGCAGATGTGGTAAAAAATGAAATAACAGCCCATGCCACAGCCACAATGAATTATGTAAAAGATGCTAGAACAATTTTTGAAATTGGTGGTCAAGATTCCAAAATGATTTTTTTAAAGGATGGGTTCATAACAGATTTTGCCATGAATACAGTTTGTGCAGCAGGAACAGGTTCCTTTTTAGATCATCAAGCCGAGAGACTAGGTGTGCCCATAGAAGAATTTGGTGACCATGCTAGAAAGGCTAATAGAAATGTGAGGATAGCAGGGCGATGCACCGTATTTGCAGAGTCAGATATGATATCTAAACAACAATTTGGTTTTTCAAAGGAAGATATAATAAATGGATTATGTGAAGCACTAGTTAGAAACTATTTAAGTAACTTAGGTAGGGGTAAAAAATTAGAACCTCCCTATGTGTTCCAAGGTGGAGTTGCAGCTAACAATGGAATAAAGGATGCCTTTGAAAGGGAACTAGGTGCCAAAGTATTTGTACCAGAAAATTTTCATGTAATGGGAGCACTAGGAGTAGCCATATTAGCAAAAGAATTTATTTATGAAACTAAAAGGAAAACCAACTTTAGGGGGTTTGAAACTGCCAATATAGATTTTGTGCCTACTACCTTTGAGTGTAGTGGATGCAGTAACGTGTGTGAAGTTATAAAAGTGGAAGTAAATAAGGAAGTAGTGGCCATGTGGGGGGACAAATGTGGAAAATGGACTAATAGCTTTTAAAATTCACAAAACATGGTAAAATATATTATAAGCTTAAATACCAAGGAGGAAATTTCATGAGTTGGCAAGATAAATTTAAAGAAGGTGAAGAACTAATCAGAGTAAAAGATTATAATGGAGCTATTAGCCATTTTAATAATATGTTAGGAGAATATAAGGATGAGCCTAAAGTATATTATTGGTCTTTTAAATATTTGGGAGACATAGTAGGACATTTGACAAGAAAAGATTTTTTCCAAGCTATTGATTTATATCAAAAGATAATTAATGAATATGAAGGGGAAGATAACCTCTATGAATTATGTCAAATCGATATTGCAAGGGCTTATCTTGAAATTGGTTTTGACATGTTAAATAATTTTGATAGTATGACACAAATGATAGAAATAGAAGATGAGAAGATTGCTGATTACTTTGAAAAAATCATGAAAAAGAGAAATGATTACATAGAAAGAGCAGCAGAAGCCATTTACAAAGAAAGATTGTAATTTAAAAGACTAGGATAAATTCCTAGTCTTTAATAATTATTATCTAATTTCATCTACACCCATATTTGCCAATTCATCGGCACGAATATTCATTTTAGTAACATGTACAAATTCTTCCATGGTGAAATTAGGACCATTCCAAGATTTGAATTTAGGAAACCATTTATTCATTTGAGCTGCACTGTTAATATTTAAATGGCCTTTTACCCTATAAAAGTTTATTTTTTTATGCTTTTTAACCTCATCTAGTAATTCTACCCAAAGGTCTTTATTTTCTACGGGCTTTTTAGAAGCATTTTTCCAACCATTTTTTTGCCAATTAACATACCATTTTTTAGTAAAGCAATCTATTAAATAACCACTATCAGAAAAGATATTTATTGATAGGTCACCTTTTTTTAAAGATTTTAATGCCTGTAAAAATGCAGTCATTTCCATCCTGTTGTTAGTAGTATTTTTCTCTCCACCATATAATTCTTTTTTATGGCCTTTATAAACTAATATGGCTCCCCAGCCACCTAAATTAGTATCATTTTGATTTCCCGAACAGGCACCATCCGTATATATGTAAATAGAATCCATAAGTAATCCTCCCTTAAAATACATAGCATATTTATATTATAACAAAATCATTAATTAAAAAACTGTTAATTTTGTTAACAACCTATGCAATATTTATGCTCCTTGTGAATATAGATAAAATAAAAGCACAAGGAGGTTAATAAGATGTGTACAAAGATTGCATCTCTATCAGCAGATCCAAAAGAGGTTATGAGTTTATTTATTATGGATATTGATGCAGATTTAATATATAAGGATTCATTCAGATTAGATGGAGAAAAAGAAATTATATACATGGTCTTTGAAAAAAATAAATTAAGAGATGAAAAGGTTGAAACTTTATGTATTAATATAGAAAATATTAGGGGAAAAACCACTGCTACCATAATAATTTCTCCAGAGATGACATACGAGGGGGATTGTATAAAAGAAGATTGGTTAGAGAGTATAATGAACATTATAGAAGATTATATAATTGAACTTTGGGAAGAATAAAATATGAATGAATGGGTATATAACTAATGAAAAAGACTTAAGGGGGGAACCTATGGGAAGTGAAGTATTAAGCATCATACTAAATAGTGCAGAAAATGCTTTCTTGCAGGTAGGTGTTTTTGTAGGAGCTGTTCTATTACTATTTGGCTATATTAATTATAAGCAATCGGGAAATTTCATAAGAAAAATAGAAGAATCAAAAAAAATACAACCCATATTGGGAGCCTTATTAGGACTAACACCTGGCTGTGGGGGAGCTATCTTCGTTATGCCCTTATTTGTAAAAGGGAAGGTTACTTTTGGAACCATAATAGCTACCCTAATAGCCACTATGGGAGACTCGGCCTTTGTAATAATATCTACTTTGCCCTTGGAATATATACTAGTTAGTGTAATTTCTTTTATTGCAGCCATAATAACAGGGTACGTAGTAGACTATTATCATGTGGGTGATAAATTACTCAAAAATATGAATATAATAACAAGAGAAGAAGCTCATATTATAAATGAAAAATCAGATCATAATATTATCAATAATGAGAGCGTAGAAGAATTTGTTCATATAGGTCATGATGAAGGGGATGAGATAGATGTAATTCTTCACCACAATGCCAAAGGTCATCAAGAGCATGGGACCGTTGCATATGAAATAACCCATAAGGGATTCATAATATATTGGGGAGTTCTTGTTATAGGATTAATACTAGGTATTATGTTATTGTTCCAAATGGATGTTAATGATCTAATTATAAAGGATTTAGGAAAAATAGTAGGTATAGGAGGAACAATATTATCCATAATTTTAATGATTATGAGTAAGAAATTTATTG
The sequence above is a segment of the Anaeromicrobium sediminis genome. Coding sequences within it:
- the feoB gene encoding ferrous iron transporter B encodes the protein MKIALTGNPNCGKTTLFNAITGKTETVGNWSGVTVEKKEGSLKKKYNPKKEDVTIVDLPGAYSISPFTGEEAITRDFILDEKPDVIVNIVDGANVSRSLFFTTQLMELGIPVIIALNKEDILNKRGDEVDKATLGKLLHSKVIPTTATSEDGLLNLMNEAIALGKENKTQVAPKFEGKESADSDKKRQKFVDEIISKCQVTKRRVDEVTFSDKVDRIVAHKWLGLPIFFLIMWGVYTFSIEGLGGYLSGYFNDVLFGEVVPEAANGFLEGLGVSPILQALIVDGAIGGVGAVVGFLPLIMVLFFCLSLLEDCGYMARVAVIMDRYFKKIGLSGKSIIPMIIGSGCAIPGVMGTRTIEDVNERRMTTILTPFVPCGAKLPIIALFAAVFFPESTWVGPSMYIIAIAMIIIGGLLLKKLFVWENTSMFIMELPEYKWPSLSHAFKQMIDKAKGFIYKATTIILVCNTFVWFAQAYSWGLNPVEDQSLSILASIGTVIAPILIPLGFVGWQLAAAAITGFIAKENVVATFAVLLAVASEEALHLPGGALAELFTPVTAFAYLVFNLFTPPCFAAIGAMNSEMGSKKWLFKGLAFQFGVGYVLAMLVTQIGSLIVYGTPATGFVPAIIVAVATVVYLVTAIKKADKERERLQELEMSA
- a CDS encoding FeoB-associated Cys-rich membrane protein, which gives rise to MLPNIIVGLIFAGIVFWAFKRARNDVKNSRCGGCSSCSSKSKCNTKK
- a CDS encoding dipeptidase, encoding MKITIDGHFDLLYDVLRKRQMGKTHVIENDFLDDLKKGGVNVLVSSLFIDSQFIPEMALRRGLDQINSLYEEIEESGDKIQLCKNVDDMNKALELNKLGIFLSFEGIEPIYNDLGLLRIFYELGVRLMGLTWSRRNYAADGVYFSPVEEGQVGGLTNFGYRVVRRAQELGIIIDVSHLNEPGFWDLMKITKDPIIASHSNCKGLVDVSRNLSDEQIRAIAHTGGVIGINAANMFVSKDNNSANYKSYVNHVDYICNLVGHKHVALGFDLCDHIRKYEYKEDKDNKFFDVIKNHSQVYKIKEELKLRGYTEEHIDDILGQNWIRVYDKVLK
- a CDS encoding YibE/F family protein; amino-acid sequence: MRRLLYILMIIISITSISFAEEMGEENIHTETGIILKASEVKVDDTSAEKFQMVDIKITSGKYKDETFSVVHYIPENIAYSIIVEEGDKVVTVVENIDGELNVAISDFVRRDKILYMALLFIFLIVLIGRVKGIKAAITLFFTMFLILKVLLPGILSGYNPIWLTIGISTMITIITLVIIGGINSKSISAIVGTTLGVVIAGLLAYYVGATAKLTGLSSEEAMMLMYIPQEIKFNFKSLLFSGIIMGALGAVMDVAMSISSAIEEIYKANSSMTKKDLFMSGMNVGKDVMGTMSNTLILAYTGSSIPLLLLFMAYESSLVKILNLDIVATEIIRSLAGSIGLVMTIPITAFVASMLIKKENI
- a CDS encoding AbgT family transporter — protein: MKTTEKKNGLFFKFLDTIEKVGNRLPHPVTIFLLFSLAVMVISHIAAKAGVQIDFTMIDRKTNEVKDVTIQAVTLLDADGIRYMFSKAVKNFTGFAPLGTVLVAMLGVGVAEGTGLISALLRKLVLSTPKKLITMVVVFAGIMSNVASDAGYVVLVPLGAIVFLSFGRHPLAGLAAAFAGVSGGFSANLLVGTVDPLLGGISTEAARFISEGYTVAPTANWYFMIVSTFIITAIGTLVTEKIVEPRLGEYKGEEAVDLDELTADEKRGLRMAGIALLIFVGTIVALVVPEGAILRNPETGGIMKGSAFMAGLVPIITLFFLIPGVAYGIAAKTVKSDKDVVRFMSKAMSTMGGYLVLAFVAAQFVAYFKYTNLGTILAVKGADFLQATGMTGLPMIIGFIIVSAFINLFIGSASAKWAIMAPVFIPMLMRIGYSPEFTQVAYRIGDSTTNIISPLMSYFAVIVAFAQKYDKKIGIGTLISTMVPYSMMFLLGWSILLIIWFITGAPIGPDAFIKLPM